From Anaerolineae bacterium:
GTCCTGAGGTGGCTGAGAAGATTCACAGCGCCAAAATGGACGGCGACATTATGGAAAACGCCGGCTATGATGCCGCCAAGGAAGAACAGGCCATGCTGGAAGGCCGCATCGCCTACCTGGAGAACCTCCTGCGCAACGCGGTGCTCATCGAGAACGACGGCCAGTCCACCACCGTGAGGTTGGGCAGTGTGGTGACCATCCAAGAAGAGGGCCAGGATGACCTGGAGACCTACGTCATCGTAGGAGCGGCGGAGGCGGACCCCACCGCCGGCCGCATCTCCAACGAGTCCCCGCTGGGCAAGGCGCTGATGGGCCGCAAGGTCGGCGACCGGGTCAGGGTGATGGCGCCGGGCGGCGAGGTGCGCTTCATCCTGCGGGCCGTGGAGTAACTATCCCCTTTCCCGCATCATCAGGCATTCCTCCCACTGTCACATGGATCATCGTCCGAGAGGAGAGCGGATCGCGTATGAGCAAGCGGCTGACCGAACAGGAAGAACAGCGCCGGCTGCATATGGAGCAGTTGCGCCAGGCCGGCATCGACCCGTATCCGGCCCGCTGTACCCGCACGCACACCTGCGCCGAGGCCCTGGGACTGCTGGAAGGGGTGGAAGGCGAGGAGGCCACCGCGGAAATTGTGCATGTGGCCGGCCGCATGATGAGCAAGCGCGTCATGGGCAAGGCCACCTTCGGCCACATCCAGGATGGGAGCGGCCGGCTCCAGTTCTACGCCAGCGTGGACAACATGGGCGAAGAGGAGTACAACCGCTTCCGCAAGCTCTTTGACCTGGGGGACATCATCGGCGTGGCCGGCCCCCTCTTCCGCACCCGCACCGGCGAGCCGACGGTGCGCGCCCAGTCCATCACCATGCTGGCCAAATCCCTGCGCCCCCTGCCGGAAAAGTGGCACGGCCTGAAGGACGTGGAACTGCGCTACCGCCAGCGCTACCTGGACCTCATCGTCAACGAGGATGTGCGCCAGGTCTTCATCACCCGCACCCGCATCGTCTCCGCCCTGCGCGAGTTCCTCGACGCGCGCGGGTTCCTGGAGGTGGAAACCCCCATCCTCCAGCCCATTTACGGCGGCGCGGCGGCGCGCCCCTTCATCACCTATCACAACGAGCTGGAGCAACAGCTCTATCTGCGCATTTCGTTCGAGCTGTACCTCAAGCGCCTCATCGTGGGCGGGTTCGACAAGGTCTACGAGATCGGCCGGGATTTCCGCAACGAGGGCATTTCCTTCAAGCACAATCCGGAATTCACCCAGCTGGAGTTTTACCAGGCCTATGCCGACTACAACGATGTCATGCGCCTGACCGAGGAGATGATCGCCTACGTGGCCCAGAAGGTGCTGGGCACACTGCGGATCACCTATGGAGAGCATGAGATCGACCTGACCCCGCCCTGGCGCCGGCGCGAGCTCCGCCAGGCCATTATCGAGGAGACCGGCATTGACATCGAGGCCTATCCCGATGCCCAGAGCCTGTACCAGGCCATCCGCGCCATCGGCGGGAATGTGGAGCCCAAGGCCACCCGCGGCAAGCTCATCGATGCCCTGATCAGCAACTACCTGGAGCCGAAGCTGATCCAGCCGACCTTCCTGATCGACTATCCGGTGGAGATCTCGCCGCTGGCCAAGCGCAAGCCCGGTTCCGACAAATTGGTGGAGCGCTTCGAGGGCTTCATCGGGGGGATGGAGATCTGCAACGCCTTCACCGAGTTGAATGACCCGGATGACCAGGAACAGCGCTTCCTGGAGCAGGGGCGGGCCTATGACGCCGGCGACGAGGAAGCGCACCGCATGGATGAGGACTTCCTCACCGCCCTATCGTACGGCATGCCGCCCACCGGGGGCTTCGGCATGGGCATTGACCGGCTGACCATGCTGTTGACCAACCGCGATTCCATCCGCGAGGTCATCCTCTTCCCCCATCTGCGGCCCAAGCCGGCGTCATGACCCGGGGGAAGCGAGGGAATGGGATTCTCAGTGGATGAGCGTCTCAGCCGGCGGGTTCCAGGCCGGCTGTTTTTATATATCTCGCCTGCCTGTCGCGCCCAACGGCGAGGCACAAAAGGGGAAGTATCTCCATGAGCCATCCGTTATACGTTGCCATCATCTGGCACATGCATCAGCCCTGGTACCGCCACCTGGAGACAGGGGAATTTTCCCTGCCGTGGGTGCGCCTGCACGCCACCAAAGACTATCTCCACATGGCGGAGCTGGTGCGCGCCTATCCGGAGGTGCATGTCACCTTCAACATGGTGCCCAGCCTGGCCGAGCAGTTGCTGATGTATGCCGCCGGCGAGGCGGAGGATCGCTGTCAGGCCCTCAGCCGGCAGGAACACTGGACCCCGGACGAGCAGAGGTTCCTGCTGTCCTTCTTCTTCCACATCAACTGGCATCGGGTCATCCAGCGCTATCCGCCCTACTGGCGCCTGCTGAACCTGCGGCAGGCCGCCCCGGACATGCCGGCCTACTTCTCCGAGCAGTACTACCGCGACCTGGCGGCCTGGTTCAACCTGGCCTGGATTGACCCCAACTGGCTGGAGCGGGATGCCGAGCTGGCGGCCCTGGTGGCAAAGGGTTCGGGCTACTCGACGCGGGACATCGCCCGCATCCTGGCCAAACAGCAGGAGATCATCGCCCGCGTCCTGCCGGCGTATCAGGAGCTGGCGGCGCGCGGCCAGGTCGAGATCAGCGTCTCGCCATATTATCATCCCATCCTGCCCCTGCTGATAGACACCTCCACCGCCCGACGCGCTTCCCCGGGCCCGCCCTTGCCGGCGCCGGCCTTCGCCCACCCCGAGGACGCCGAGGAGCAGATCCGCCGCGCTGTGAAGTACCACCAGCGGCTGTTCGGCGCGCCGCCCCAGGGCATGTGGCCGTCCGAAGGGGCGGTCTGTCCCGAAATGGTGCCCATGCTGGCGCGCTGGGGGTTCCGCTGGTTCGCGTCGGATGAGGCCATCCTGGCGCGCAGTCTGGGGGTATCCATTGACCGGGACGAGCACGGCAACGTCACCCGCCCGCAGGTGTTGTATCAACCCTATCGCGCGGATCGGTCTGCGGGAGCGCCGGCCATCATCTTTCGCGACCGCGAGCTGTCGGACCGCATCGGCTTCGTCTATCAGCACATGAAGGCCGAGGACGCGGTGAATGACCTGATGCTGAGGCTGTACATGATCCGCGACAAGGTCCTGCACCTGGACCAGCCCTTCCTGGTCTCCATCATCCTGGATGGGGAGAATGCCTGGGAGGAATATGAGCACAACGGCGATCCCTTCCTGCGCCGGCTGTACGAGCGCCTGTCGCGCGAGCGCGAATATATTTGTCCGGTCACCGTGTCGGAATATCTGGAGCGCTTCGGGGTGCGGGAGAGCCTACCGCAGTTGGCCACTGGTTCCTGGATCGGGGGCAACCTGGAGACGTGGATCGGGGAGCCGGCGCAGAACACTGCCTGGGTCTATCTGAAGCGGGTGCGCGACGATCTGGTGGCATGGCAGAAGGCGCATCCTGAGGCCCCGCCGGCCCTGCTGGAGCGCGCCTGGCAGGCGATATACATCGCCGAGGGCAGTGACTGGTTCTGGTGGTATTACAGCCGCAACAACCCGGCCGGCGAGAACCTGTTCGACCTCACCTTCCGCGAGCATCTGCGCACGTTGTACCGCACGCTGGGCATGCCGGTGCCGGCGTGGCTGGACGTTCCCATCACGGTGGAGCCGGCGCGCCTGCAGAGGGTGCGCCTGCCCCAGGGGACCGTACGGCCGGCGCTCACCGCCGCGCCCCAAGCGGGGGATGGATGGCGCAACGCCGGCTATCTTGATTTATCGCCGGCCGGCGGCAGTATGCAGAGGGGAAGCGCGGCGCTGAAAAGGCTGTACGTGGGCGGCGACGGCAACGAGCTGTTCCTGCGATTGGAGGGGGGCGATGACCTGGCGGGGCGCGAGGTCAGCATCTACCTGACGCGGTTGGAGGCCGGCGCCGCCGGCATTCCACAGGCCCTGCCGCGGCATATGCCGCCGGCCGCCGACTGGATCGCGGCGCACTGGGAGATACGCCTTCGGGGCGACCGGGCCGAACTGTTCCGTCCCGATGAGCAGGGCACCGGCTGGGTGCCGGCAGGGACCCTGCCCCGCGCCGCCGCGAGCAAGGGCATATGGGAGTTTGCCCTGCCCTACGCCGGCCTGGGGTGCCGGCCGGGGGATATGCTGGAGGTGCGGGTGATAGTGTATCATGGGGAGGCACCGGCGGAAACGGGCGCTCTGCGCTTCCCCTTGCCGTCGCCGGCGTGGGAACCAGCGAGCCAGGGATCGGCGCCGGCCCTATAAGCGGGAGGAGATAGGATGGGGAAATCGGTGCTGGTGGTGGATGATGAGCCGGGCATTCGCGACATTCTGCGCGTGAACCTGGAAGCCGAGGGCTATCAGGTCTTGGAGGCCGGCGATGGGCCGGAGGCTATCGCCCTGGCCCGGCAGGCCCGTCCTGATCTGATTATCCTGGACATCATGATGCCGCGTATGGATGGGTTGGAAGTACTGCGCCGGCTGGAAGCGGACCCCGAGACGGCCGGCCTGCCCGTCATTTTCCTCAGCGTGCGTTCCTCGGACTTGGACATCATGCATGGCTTGGAGCAGGGGGCAGTGGAGTATATTACCAAGCCTTTTGACCCGCTTCAGGTGATGCAGACGGTGCGCCTGATGCTGGAGGAGCTGGATCGTGAGGGCCGGCACCGCTACCGTCAGCAGTTGATCGAGCGCCGCCGGCGGGGATTCACCCCACTGCATCGGCTGTTCCATTCACCCGAGGAATAGATGTTGGGAGAAGCGATGATGCGGACGTGCTGTCGGGAACTGCTACGCAAGATACATATTGGAGTGCTGGTGCTGGCGACGCTGGTATTCCCCAGCGCGTGCGCAGTGCCAACGGCCGTCCCGCCGACGCCCACCGCCGGCGCGCCGGCGGCAGTGCCGTCCCTTCAGCCGGCCAACGACGAAGAAGCCATCGCCTGGGTGCTGGAAATGGAAGGACGCGGGGTCGTGGACAAAGACATTGACCTGCTGATGAGCCTATGGGTGGAAAATGGTCGCGTGGTGGACGCCCGCCACACGCCGGACGATGCCTCCGATGACCTGGTGTGGGAGGGGTACTATGCCATCCGCGACCGCTACATCACGCTGGTGTTCCCGGGCAACCCATCGCAGGCGGCGCCGGCCGATCTGCAGATCGCGATCTCAGGGGATCGGGCGGTGGTGACCGCCACCACGCGCATCGGCGAGGAGGTATCGCCGGCAGGCGACCGTTGGACGTTGGTGCGCACGCCGGCCGGCTGGCGCATCGAGAGCCTGACCTACAATTTGGAGCCGGCGCCCTGACGGCGCAAATGTACGACATGCCGCACAAGCGTTTGTAATACAATGCTTGACAGAAGCATATACTGGGACTATAATCTCAATAGTAGGAAAATTGGAACTTTTTCATGCGCCGGCACAGCCGCCGGCGGTAGGGAGTGCAGAGCACAAGATGCCAGAACAGAATACGGAAGGTCGTTTGAAGGCGTTAGAGACAGCGGTCACGAACCTGCGCCGCCGCTTCGGCGACAGTGCCATCATGCGGCTCGGCGAGAGCACCAATCTGGATGTGGAGGTTATCCCCACGGGGTCCCTGGCGCTGGATATTGCCCTGGGGGTGGGCGGCATCCCGAGAGGGCGCATCACCGAGATTTTCGGCCCGGAATCCTCGGGCAAAACGACGCTGTCCCAGCACATCATCGCTGAGGCGCAGAAAGCCGGCGGCACCGCGGTCTTCATCGATGTGGAACATGCCATGGACCCGGTGTACGCCGCGCGGTGCGGGGTGGATGTCAACAATCTGTTCGTGTCCCAGCCCGATACGGGGGAGCAGGCCCTGGAGATCGCCGAGGCCCTGGTGCGGAGCGGCGCGGTGGACGTGGTGGTGATTGACTCGGTGGCGGCGCTGGTGCCGCGTGCCGAGATCGAGGGTGAGATGGGCGACGCCCATATGGGCCTGCAGGCCCGCCTGATGAGCCAGGCACTGCGCAAGCTCGCCGGCGCCATCCGCCAATCCAACACCGCCATGATCTTCACCAACCAGCTCCGCCAGCAGATCGGCGTCATGTTCGGCAACCCGGAGACCACCACCGGCGGTCTGGCGCTGAAGTTCTACGCCTCCGTGCGCCTGGACCTGCGCCGGGTGGCCGCCATCAAAGAGGCCAACGATGTGGTGGGCAACCGCATCCGTGCCACCGTGCGCAAGAACAAGGTGGCCCCGCCCTTTAAGGTGGCTGAGTTCGACATCATGTTCGCCGAGGGCATCTCCCGCGAGGGGGACATCGTCGACATCGGCACGGAATACGGCATTATCGACAAGCGCGGCTCTTTCTACTCGTACGGCGACCTGCGCCTGGGCCAGGGCCGGGAGAATGTGAAGCGCTTCCTGCGGGAGAACCCGGAGATCTGCAACGAGATTGAGGCCCGCATCCGGGAGCAGGCCGGCCTGCCGCCCCGCAAATACGTGGAGCGAGGGCCGGCGAAATCGGTCATCCCGCCAGCGCCGACCACCAAAGGGGTCAAAAGCGCGGAAGACAAGGAGTAACGAGCCGGCGGCTCAGCTTCGTGAGGAGAGGAAACCGAACCGACAACGCTGACAGTCCAGGGCCACTGCTGGCACTTAGTGTACCCGGCCGGCAGGACCGACCAACAGCACAACGCTGCAGCTTTCGCGATGGGTTGCGTCCCTGACTGGCACTGCGCAGTCCCGCAGGCCAGTGCAGATACATGGAACACCGACTGCGACGAGAGTCACACACAATGAGCCGAGCATTGGCCGGCACAGCATACAGCGGACAACCGCATATAGCGGATGGGCAGGGTCCCGGTTTCCCCGAACCAGGGGACATGGGGGTTGCCTGCTGTCCGCCGGCCACGCTCGACTGCCGTTGAGACGCGCTTCCATCACGCAAAGCACTGCAACTGATAAAGGGGGCGTAGTGCCCCTGATAGCGGAAGCTGCGGCGAGCTCGCTGCAGCTTTTTGCGTTTTGTTTTCGGGAGGGAGCCAAGCCATGCCAAGGCGAGCGCCGGCGCCCGGGGTCATCACAGCGCTGACCTTTCAAAAGAACAGCTCGGATTGGGTGAACCTGTACCTGGACGGGGAGTTCGCCCTGGCGGTGCCGGCGCTCGAAGCCGGCCGCCTGCGGGTGGGCCAGGCGCTCAACCAGGAAGACCTGGAGCGTCTGGCGGCCGCGGCGGCGCACGCTCGGGCGTACGAACGGGCGTTGAAATTCCTGGGCCACCGGCCGCGCAGTATGGCGGAAATGCGGCGGTATCTGGCCGGCAAAGGGGTGGAGCCGGCGCACCTGGAAGCGGTCATCCAGCGGCTCCAGGAATTGGGCTATCTGGATGACCGAGCCTTTGCCCGCTGGTGGGTGGAAAACCGCCAGCAGTTTCGGCCGCGCGGCATCTATGCCCTGCGGCAGGAACTGCGCCAGAAGGGCGTGGCCGAAGACATCATTGCGGAAGTATTGGGAGAAATGGTCCCCGTGGAGCGGGAGACAGTGGAGGAGCTGGCACGGCGGCGCGCTGCGCGACTCCAGGGCGAGGACCGTGCCGGCTTCTACCGCAAGTTGAGCGCCTTTTTACTGCGCCGCGGCTTTGCCGGCGAAGAGGTCTCGGCCGTCGTGGCGCAATTATGGCGCGAACATCAGGAACAATATCAGGAATCGCTGGACGAACTATCCGCATCACAACACTCGGACATATCATAGGGGGAATACGTTATGGGAGGAAATGGCAACTTTTGGCTGATGATCATCATCCCGGGCATCGCGGCGGTGGTTGCCTTTTTCCTCGGCTATTTCGTGAAGCAGTATCTGACCGAATCCAAGCTGGAATCCGCCCGCACGAAGGTACAGCAGATGCTGGCGGAGGCGGAGGCGCGCGCCAAGGAGATCGAGCTGGCGGCACGCGACGAAGGGATTCGGATGCGGGATGCCGTGGAAAAGGAGCTGGAGCGCAAGCGGCGGGAGCTGGAAAAGCAGGAGGAACGCCTCCAGGCGAGGCTGGAGAACTTCGACCGCCGGCTGGAGCAGTTGGAAAAGCGCGAGAAACGCCTCAACCAGCGCCAGAGCCTGCTGGATAAGAAACAGAACGAACTCGAAGAAATGGAGGCCCAGCGCCTGAAGGAACTGGAGCGCATCGCCGGCCTCACCGTGGAAGAAGCGAAAGAACTGCTCCTGCAGACCGTGGAGCAGGACGCCCGCCAGGACATGGCGCGCATTATCCGCGAGGTGGAGGCGGAGGCGAAGGAAACCGCCAACCGCAAGGCGCGCGAGATCATCGCCCTGGCCATCCAGCGCCTGGCCGCTGACCAGGTGGCGGAGAGCACGGTCAGCACAGTATCCCTGCCCAATGATGACATGAAGGGACGCATCATCGGGCGGGGCGGCAGGAACATCCGTGCGCTGGAAGAGGCGACCGGTGTGGACCTGGTAGTGGACGACACGCCCGAAGCGGTCACGATCTCCAGCTTCGACCCGGTGCGGCGGGAGATCGCCCGTCGGGCGCTGAACAAGCTGGTGCAGGACGGCCGCATCCATCCGGCGCGCATCGAGAAAGTGGTCAAGACCACCGCGGAGGAGCTGGAGGCGGAAATCATCGAGGAGGGCGAGCGCGCCGCCTACGAGGCCGGCGTGCACGGCCTGCACCCCGAGCTGATCAAACTGTTGGGGCAGTTGAAGTTCCGCACCAGCTACGGGCAGAACTGTCTGGTGCACTCGCTGGAGACGGCCTTCCTGGCCGGCGCCATGGCCGCTGAGTTAGGGGCGGATGTGGCCCTGGCCAAGGAGGGCGGCCTCCTGCACGATATCGGCAAAGCGGTGGACCATCACGTGGATGGCCCGCACGCCGCCATCGGCGCGGATATTGCCCGCCGGCTGGGCAAATCCGCCAAAGTGGTGAACTGCATCGCCGCCCACCACGGCGAGGTGGAGCCGGAAAGTATTGAGGCAGTGCTGGTCAGCGCGGCAGACGCCATCTCCGGCGCGCGGCCCGGCGCCCGCAGGGAATCGCTGGAGAACTACATCAACCGCATCAAATCCCTGGAGGCGCTGGCCAATTCCTTCGAGGGGGTGGCGCAGTCCTACGCCATCCAGGCCGGCCGCGAGATCCGCATCATCGTCAAGCCGGAGGAGATCGACGACTACGCCGCCATCCAGCTCTGCAAGCAAATCGCCAGCAAGGTGGAGGAAAACCTGGAATATCCCGGGCAGATCAAGGTCACCGTCATCCGCGAGATGCGGGCAGTGGATTACGCCCGGTAAGCCTGATACAAGCGGTCACAAGAGGGCGCGAAAGAATTTTTCGCGCCCTCTTGCTTTTATGTCGTATTTCTGCTAAAATAATAAGCAAGGAGTTTAGCAAGCGTAGGGAATGGGTGGGACGCCGGCTGTCCAAACAGCCGCACTGCTCATCGGCCCCTGTTGGAGACCAGGGAAGGGCGCGCAAGGACCTCTCTGACTGTGTCAGCGGACTCGCATACACAAACGGCCGAGCATTCAACACGACAGGGGAGCACCCGAGGAGGCATTGGCAATGGAAGTCATCAAGGTTTCAGCGAGGTCCCGGTCCACAGCGGTAGCAGGGGCGATCGCGGGTGTCATCCGAGAGAGCAAGCGCGCCGAGGTCCAGGCGATCGGCGCCGGCGCGGTGAACCAGGCGATCAAAGCCGTTGCCATCGCCCGGGGCTATCTGGCCCTCGATGGCATCGACGTGATCTGCATCCCTTCTTTCACGGAAGTGGAAATTGAAGGGCAGGAACGCACCGCGGTCCGGCTGGTCGTCGAACCGCGCTAAAGGGACGATCCAGCTCCGGCGCGCTGTGGAGCGCGCCGGACCGTTGGCTGGCCAGCACCGCCCCGGGCAGTGAGACAGAGCCAGGCTTACGAAGCGCCGCGCGCAGCGCGGCGCTTTTTCTTTTTGCGCTTACGGCGCTCCGCCTTCCCGCCGCCCCTCGCCGGCGCCTCGCTCTCCTCTCGCTCCGGCACCAGCTCTTCTTCCTCGGCCTCCTCGACCACCTCTTCCGGCCCTTCAGCGGTTTCCACCGGGCCGGCGAACAGGCTGGCGATATCCTCTTCCATATGGGCCAGCAGATCTGCCGGCGCACCCGCCGGCTTGGTCCCTTTCACATCGGCCAGGTACGGTTCCAGGTCCTCCAGCCCCTCGGGCCGGAACTCGATGATCGCCTCGCTGGGGAGCTGTACCCGGACCGTGCCGGCCAACACGTTGTGGGATATCACTTTCCCCGGGCCTTCGGGGGTGGTGATGGTGCTTCCCACTTTCGGCAGGCGGGCTTTGACCTCGGCGTAGAAATTATGCTCGTAGCTCAGACAGCAGAGGAGCCGGCCGCAGATGCCGGAGATCTCCGAGGGGTTCAGCGGCAGGTCCTGCTGTTTGGCCATCTTGATGGAGGTGGGCGCGAACTCGCACAGCCAGGTGGAACAGCACAGCGGCCGGCCGCAGGGCCCCAGCCCCCCCATCAGCTTGGCCTCGTCGCGCACGCCGATCTGGCGCAGTTCGATGCGCGTCTTGAACGTCTTGGCCAAATCCCGCACCAGGGCGCGAAAATCCACGCGGTGCTCGGCCGTGAAATAGAAGGTAAGGTGCGAGCCGTCGAAGTTATATTCGGCTCGCACCAGCTTCATCGGAAGCTGATGCTCCGCCACCTTAGCCTTGCAGATCTCCAGCGCTTCCTTCTCTTTAGCGGCGAAGGACTCGGCCAGCAGGAGGTCCCAGGGTTCGGCCTTGCGCACCACCGGCTTCAGCTTGCCCACAATTTCCCCTTCCGGGACCTCGTGCGGGGGCTGGACAACCCGCCCCAGCTCGCGCCCTCGCACGGTTTCCACGATGACGTAATCGCCGGCCTGTAGATCATCGAATTCCCCCGGGTCGAACGAGTAAATTTTCGTGGCCGGTCCAAAACGCACCCCAACTACCTTTGGCATCGTTATCCAGCTCCTGGTAACGCGCCTGGCATCCGCATGACCAGCCATTCCATGGCCAGGCGCGCGTTCACATTCTTTTGTAACGCATCTGCGCAGGTTTGTAAAGCGGTCAGCACGGCGAAAACCTGCTCGCGCGAGACGCCGGCGCTGTAGCGCCGCAGTTCCTCCGTGCGGTCCAGGTTGACGACCCGTCCCTCCAGGCCCTGCTGGACCAGCAGGAGGTCACGCCACCAGCTCAGCCATACGGCCAGCATTTCGGGCAGGGCGTCGGGAGACTGGGCCAGCTTGCCGGCCGCCCACAGGCGCTCCGTCCAGCCGGCAGAGAGCAATTCCAGCAGTCGCTCCAACTGCGCCTGCCGGAAAGCCTGCAGTTCGGACGAGGACGCCATGGCCAGCGCCCGCCCCGGGCGCCCCTGGCTCAGCCGCGCCAGCAGGCGCGCCGTTTCTTCCCCCACGCCCCAGCGCGAGCGCAGTGCCTCTTCGATAACCTCCCGCGGCTGGGGATGCAGAAGCACTTTCTGGCATCGGGAGACAATGGTGGGCATGACCAGCTCCTCGGAGGAGGCGGTCAGCAGGAAGAGCACATGCGCCGGCGGCTCCTCCAGCGTCTTTAATAACGCGTTGGCCGCGCTCTCGTTGGCGAACTCCACGTTGCACAGAATGTACACCCGCCAGCGCCCCTCCATCGGGGAAAGGCTGGCCTCCCGTCGAATGGCGCGCACCTGTTCCACCAGGATGGCGCCG
This genomic window contains:
- the greA gene encoding transcription elongation factor GreA produces the protein MEAKPIPLTPEGKRQLEEELAYLVNVRRPEVAEKIHSAKMDGDIMENAGYDAAKEEQAMLEGRIAYLENLLRNAVLIENDGQSTTVRLGSVVTIQEEGQDDLETYVIVGAAEADPTAGRISNESPLGKALMGRKVGDRVRVMAPGGEVRFILRAVE
- the lysS gene encoding lysine--tRNA ligase, which encodes MSKRLTEQEEQRRLHMEQLRQAGIDPYPARCTRTHTCAEALGLLEGVEGEEATAEIVHVAGRMMSKRVMGKATFGHIQDGSGRLQFYASVDNMGEEEYNRFRKLFDLGDIIGVAGPLFRTRTGEPTVRAQSITMLAKSLRPLPEKWHGLKDVELRYRQRYLDLIVNEDVRQVFITRTRIVSALREFLDARGFLEVETPILQPIYGGAAARPFITYHNELEQQLYLRISFELYLKRLIVGGFDKVYEIGRDFRNEGISFKHNPEFTQLEFYQAYADYNDVMRLTEEMIAYVAQKVLGTLRITYGEHEIDLTPPWRRRELRQAIIEETGIDIEAYPDAQSLYQAIRAIGGNVEPKATRGKLIDALISNYLEPKLIQPTFLIDYPVEISPLAKRKPGSDKLVERFEGFIGGMEICNAFTELNDPDDQEQRFLEQGRAYDAGDEEAHRMDEDFLTALSYGMPPTGGFGMGIDRLTMLLTNRDSIREVILFPHLRPKPAS
- a CDS encoding glycoside hydrolase, which gives rise to MSHPLYVAIIWHMHQPWYRHLETGEFSLPWVRLHATKDYLHMAELVRAYPEVHVTFNMVPSLAEQLLMYAAGEAEDRCQALSRQEHWTPDEQRFLLSFFFHINWHRVIQRYPPYWRLLNLRQAAPDMPAYFSEQYYRDLAAWFNLAWIDPNWLERDAELAALVAKGSGYSTRDIARILAKQQEIIARVLPAYQELAARGQVEISVSPYYHPILPLLIDTSTARRASPGPPLPAPAFAHPEDAEEQIRRAVKYHQRLFGAPPQGMWPSEGAVCPEMVPMLARWGFRWFASDEAILARSLGVSIDRDEHGNVTRPQVLYQPYRADRSAGAPAIIFRDRELSDRIGFVYQHMKAEDAVNDLMLRLYMIRDKVLHLDQPFLVSIILDGENAWEEYEHNGDPFLRRLYERLSREREYICPVTVSEYLERFGVRESLPQLATGSWIGGNLETWIGEPAQNTAWVYLKRVRDDLVAWQKAHPEAPPALLERAWQAIYIAEGSDWFWWYYSRNNPAGENLFDLTFREHLRTLYRTLGMPVPAWLDVPITVEPARLQRVRLPQGTVRPALTAAPQAGDGWRNAGYLDLSPAGGSMQRGSAALKRLYVGGDGNELFLRLEGGDDLAGREVSIYLTRLEAGAAGIPQALPRHMPPAADWIAAHWEIRLRGDRAELFRPDEQGTGWVPAGTLPRAAASKGIWEFALPYAGLGCRPGDMLEVRVIVYHGEAPAETGALRFPLPSPAWEPASQGSAPAL
- a CDS encoding response regulator, producing MGKSVLVVDDEPGIRDILRVNLEAEGYQVLEAGDGPEAIALARQARPDLIILDIMMPRMDGLEVLRRLEADPETAGLPVIFLSVRSSDLDIMHGLEQGAVEYITKPFDPLQVMQTVRLMLEELDREGRHRYRQQLIERRRRGFTPLHRLFHSPEE
- the recA gene encoding recombinase RecA; translated protein: MPEQNTEGRLKALETAVTNLRRRFGDSAIMRLGESTNLDVEVIPTGSLALDIALGVGGIPRGRITEIFGPESSGKTTLSQHIIAEAQKAGGTAVFIDVEHAMDPVYAARCGVDVNNLFVSQPDTGEQALEIAEALVRSGAVDVVVIDSVAALVPRAEIEGEMGDAHMGLQARLMSQALRKLAGAIRQSNTAMIFTNQLRQQIGVMFGNPETTTGGLALKFYASVRLDLRRVAAIKEANDVVGNRIRATVRKNKVAPPFKVAEFDIMFAEGISREGDIVDIGTEYGIIDKRGSFYSYGDLRLGQGRENVKRFLRENPEICNEIEARIREQAGLPPRKYVERGPAKSVIPPAPTTKGVKSAEDKE
- a CDS encoding regulatory protein RecX — protein: MPRRAPAPGVITALTFQKNSSDWVNLYLDGEFALAVPALEAGRLRVGQALNQEDLERLAAAAAHARAYERALKFLGHRPRSMAEMRRYLAGKGVEPAHLEAVIQRLQELGYLDDRAFARWWVENRQQFRPRGIYALRQELRQKGVAEDIIAEVLGEMVPVERETVEELARRRAARLQGEDRAGFYRKLSAFLLRRGFAGEEVSAVVAQLWREHQEQYQESLDELSASQHSDIS
- the rny gene encoding ribonuclease Y produces the protein MIIIPGIAAVVAFFLGYFVKQYLTESKLESARTKVQQMLAEAEARAKEIELAARDEGIRMRDAVEKELERKRRELEKQEERLQARLENFDRRLEQLEKREKRLNQRQSLLDKKQNELEEMEAQRLKELERIAGLTVEEAKELLLQTVEQDARQDMARIIREVEAEAKETANRKAREIIALAIQRLAADQVAESTVSTVSLPNDDMKGRIIGRGGRNIRALEEATGVDLVVDDTPEAVTISSFDPVRREIARRALNKLVQDGRIHPARIEKVVKTTAEELEAEIIEEGERAAYEAGVHGLHPELIKLLGQLKFRTSYGQNCLVHSLETAFLAGAMAAELGADVALAKEGGLLHDIGKAVDHHVDGPHAAIGADIARRLGKSAKVVNCIAAHHGEVEPESIEAVLVSAADAISGARPGARRESLENYINRIKSLEALANSFEGVAQSYAIQAGREIRIIVKPEEIDDYAAIQLCKQIASKVEENLEYPGQIKVTVIREMRAVDYAR
- a CDS encoding stage V sporulation protein S, whose amino-acid sequence is MEVIKVSARSRSTAVAGAIAGVIRESKRAEVQAIGAGAVNQAIKAVAIARGYLALDGIDVICIPSFTEVEIEGQERTAVRLVVEPR
- the holB gene encoding DNA polymerase III subunit delta'; translation: MNEAGDWGIIGHVPVVRLLQAVVEQGRLSHAYLFLGPPQVGKRTLARAFARALNCQAEDARRPCNACRSCRLAAADKHPDIMTVRGEGENGAILVEQVRAIRREASLSPMEGRWRVYILCNVEFANESAANALLKTLEEPPAHVLFLLTASSEELVMPTIVSRCQKVLLHPQPREVIEEALRSRWGVGEETARLLARLSQGRPGRALAMASSSELQAFRQAQLERLLELLSAGWTERLWAAGKLAQSPDALPEMLAVWLSWWRDLLLVQQGLEGRVVNLDRTEELRRYSAGVSREQVFAVLTALQTCADALQKNVNARLAMEWLVMRMPGALPGAG